A window of the Coprobacter fastidiosus genome harbors these coding sequences:
- a CDS encoding ArnT family glycosyltransferase, with product MAGKWLLGEHCMWFLSLFSLIPAFIIVSVMNRWVAGEVDKKYLLTGELLMLSCGLFVGLSLILRMDMLMCMFIVLSLYTFHKMMYNEGNMRFNTLLFPVYIFLTVFTKGPIGILIPLFSTITFLWLTGRIRSIGRYWGWKTWGILFIGCLLWFGAVYWEGGKEYLNNLLFHQTIDRAVDSFHHKAPFYYYFVSIWYSLFPWSLLLVGVITVAVCKKMIHTELQKFFFVVIVVTFLLLSLISSKIEVYMLPAFPFIVYLTIMFLPNFSWNRWLALSISIPSVIFACFLPVFMVLVQQNGSIYYLNTQLFYIAASILTLSGLYSFYILYKQKQINISICVLFCGLFCSVFVGGWGLSDINAEIGYRELCAKSVEVAQKYNLEKYYVWGLYRPENMDVYLHKSIQVVSPDEFVDSGKYKGVFMLPADKLEEFPSSKINVYRVGHYAVVVMK from the coding sequence ATGGCAGGCAAATGGCTGTTAGGAGAACATTGTATGTGGTTTTTATCTCTTTTCTCACTTATTCCGGCATTTATTATAGTTTCTGTAATGAATCGTTGGGTTGCTGGTGAAGTAGATAAAAAATATCTTTTGACAGGAGAGCTTCTTATGTTGAGTTGTGGACTGTTTGTTGGCTTGTCGCTTATTTTACGTATGGATATGCTGATGTGCATGTTTATAGTTCTATCTCTATACACTTTTCATAAGATGATGTATAACGAAGGAAATATGCGCTTTAATACATTGCTTTTTCCTGTATACATTTTTTTAACGGTTTTTACCAAAGGACCTATTGGAATACTAATACCTTTATTTTCAACTATAACTTTTTTGTGGTTGACAGGTCGTATCCGTTCTATCGGACGATATTGGGGATGGAAAACATGGGGAATTCTTTTTATAGGTTGCTTATTATGGTTTGGCGCAGTTTATTGGGAAGGAGGCAAAGAATATCTGAATAATTTATTATTTCATCAAACAATTGACCGTGCTGTCGATTCTTTCCATCATAAGGCACCGTTTTATTATTATTTCGTTTCAATATGGTATTCTCTATTCCCTTGGTCTTTGTTGTTGGTTGGTGTTATTACAGTTGCCGTATGTAAAAAAATGATACATACTGAATTACAGAAATTTTTCTTTGTAGTAATAGTTGTGACATTCTTATTATTGTCCTTAATTAGTTCAAAAATAGAAGTCTATATGCTTCCTGCATTTCCTTTTATTGTTTATTTAACAATTATGTTTTTACCGAATTTTAGTTGGAATCGTTGGTTAGCATTATCTATATCTATCCCTTCTGTAATTTTTGCATGCTTTTTACCGGTATTTATGGTATTGGTGCAACAAAACGGTAGCATTTATTATTTAAATACACAATTATTTTATATAGCTGCAAGTATCTTGACTTTATCTGGCCTTTATTCATTTTATATACTTTATAAGCAAAAACAAATTAATATATCTATTTGTGTTCTTTTTTGTGGATTGTTTTGTTCTGTTTTTGTTGGAGGTTGGGGACTATCTGATATTAATGCAGAAATTGGTTATAGAGAATTATGTGCTAAGAGTGTAGAAGTTGCTCAAAAATACAATTTAGAAAAATATTATGTTTGGGGACTTTATCGGCCTGAGAATATGGATGTATATCTGCATAAGAGTATACAGGTAGTGTCTCCGGATGAATTTGTTGATTCAGGAAAATATAAAGGTGTATTCATGTTGCCTGCCGATAAACTGGAAGAGTTTCCATCTTCTAAAATAAATGTATATAGAGTGGGGCATTATGCAGTTGTTGTTATGAAATAG